One Halobacteriovorax sp. GB3 genomic window carries:
- a CDS encoding DUF420 domain-containing protein codes for MNNSLNRQNDDKLAYSIIGIVSFVVLAFLTWLIYFNEGQSTHHSWVEYMPAVNAGLNSITTVLLFVGYILIKRGHKKAHIKAMLSATGTSALFLVSYIIYHHFHGDTKFMGEGFIRPIYFFILITHIVLSGIMVPMIFATLWHGLRKNYSKHKRIAKWTFPIWIYVSFTGVAIYFLLKNFG; via the coding sequence ATGAATAACTCTCTTAATAGACAAAATGACGATAAATTAGCCTATTCGATAATTGGTATAGTTAGCTTTGTTGTTTTAGCTTTTCTTACTTGGTTAATCTATTTCAATGAAGGTCAATCAACTCACCATAGTTGGGTTGAATATATGCCTGCAGTTAATGCTGGGCTAAATTCAATAACAACAGTTCTTCTATTTGTTGGTTATATACTGATTAAAAGAGGACATAAAAAAGCACACATTAAGGCAATGCTTAGTGCGACAGGGACTTCTGCATTATTTTTAGTGTCATATATTATCTATCATCATTTTCATGGCGATACTAAATTTATGGGCGAAGGCTTTATTCGACCTATTTATTTCTTTATCTTGATTACTCACATCGTCCTTTCTGGAATCATGGTTCCGATGATCTTTGCAACATTGTGGCACGGTCTAAGAAAGAATTATTCTAAGCATAAAAGAATAGCTAAGTGGACCTTTCCAATTTGGATCTATGTTTCTTTTACTGGTGTCGCTATCTATTTCTTACTCAAAAACTTCGGTTAA
- a CDS encoding aminotransferase class V-fold PLP-dependent enzyme, whose protein sequence is MFQKYYSRFLNQNPDKLHMASHSHHYWPDCTREAMIQYWDDSAKYVDEKWGYIFSQIIPKAQNLIADVLNIENSDLISFAPNTHELDFRLLSALDLRKEIKVLTTDSEYHSFERQIQRLSEWSNIEVVKVPVHPFETFEERFIEKAEENFDFVFFSHVFFNSGLVVKNLEKIVEAHWREDNIVAIDGYHGFMAVPTDLSKLQNKAFYIAGSYKYAQGGEGCCFMVCPQTNLRPLQTGWFAEMDQLDTKEEGQNVTYSKNGLRFAGATIDFSPMYRLISVLELFKKENITVSKIHLYVQKLQKKFYDLLPDEGSISKESLIYQDLDLHGHFLTFQLDSHEEAVSLNKKLKEMGVLVDYRANRIRFGFGIYLKENETFNFLTEVFE, encoded by the coding sequence ATGTTTCAAAAATATTACTCTCGTTTTTTAAATCAAAACCCAGACAAACTTCACATGGCCTCACATAGTCATCACTATTGGCCCGATTGTACTCGAGAAGCAATGATTCAATACTGGGATGATTCAGCAAAATACGTTGATGAAAAATGGGGTTATATTTTTTCGCAAATTATTCCGAAGGCTCAAAATTTAATTGCAGATGTATTAAATATCGAAAACTCTGATTTAATTTCGTTTGCACCTAATACGCATGAACTTGATTTTCGTCTTCTAAGTGCACTAGACCTAAGAAAAGAAATCAAAGTACTGACAACTGATTCTGAATACCACTCCTTTGAAAGACAGATTCAACGACTTAGTGAATGGAGTAATATAGAAGTTGTTAAAGTCCCTGTTCACCCATTTGAAACATTTGAAGAAAGATTTATTGAAAAGGCAGAAGAGAATTTTGACTTTGTTTTTTTTAGCCACGTCTTTTTCAATAGTGGTCTTGTAGTTAAGAATTTAGAAAAGATAGTCGAAGCTCATTGGCGAGAAGACAATATCGTCGCAATAGATGGTTACCATGGCTTTATGGCCGTACCAACTGACCTTAGTAAGTTACAAAACAAAGCTTTCTATATCGCCGGAAGTTACAAATACGCACAAGGAGGAGAAGGCTGCTGCTTTATGGTATGCCCTCAAACAAATTTGCGCCCTCTTCAAACTGGTTGGTTTGCCGAAATGGACCAACTCGACACTAAAGAAGAAGGTCAAAATGTGACCTATTCTAAAAATGGTCTGCGATTTGCCGGAGCAACAATCGACTTTTCTCCTATGTATCGACTTATTTCAGTTCTAGAGTTATTTAAAAAGGAAAACATTACAGTTTCAAAAATTCATTTATACGTTCAAAAGCTACAAAAAAAATTCTACGACTTGCTTCCTGATGAAGGCTCTATTTCCAAGGAAAGTCTTATCTATCAAGATTTAGACCTCCATGGTCATTTTTTGACTTTTCAACTGGATTCTCACGAAGAAGCAGTCTCATTAAATAAGAAGCTAAAAGAGATGGGAGTCTTAGTCGATTACAGAGCAAATAGAATTCGCTTTGGCTTTGGAATCTACTTAAAAGAAAATGAAACGTTTAACTTTTTAACCGAAGTTTTTGAGTAA
- a CDS encoding c-type cytochrome codes for MTKKNEPGMAFNMDKLNKVFAFMSVGLLITVVWVFLDDYIRPWKAIQVEAMKIKKAKIAKEIEEAEKELDAKKLAELKAEREAALKDVEAKKDEIKKLESELAIIKRDIKDEQIVNGRLNGQVAALTFKWEGAHSHHKPNANDLFKELRRNKRLFAESKDRMKNLQTAEKAKNKEISGKKESLTSVEKKISDMEMKTALLGKAKDKLKMDPIFAIRNAPFVDFLDPTIKIQQVVLSNITDDRYFQHVPKVDRCMTCHTFIDKAGYEDQPNPHKTHPNLELMVGANSTHPMKSFGCTTCHGGEGHRVTDFNAAAHIPQNEEQKKEWEKKYHWHEPHKVPIVQFKKQYSEAGCVKCHTDTQYIPGATALNEGRRNIEKFGCYACHKIEGWEHKRKPGPSLEKIAAKVDKKFFKNWVWDPKSFNKHAKMPSFFMQDNNTKTEKFINKNIAEVNAMAEFIFDKSKSYKPFMKFTGGNVKNGKKLVKDVGCMSCHGVEDYPSESKKVDAYKGPYLTGIGSKVDADWLVSWLKKPSHYQEDTIMPSFRLTNKEANDITAYLMTLKNNKFESLEFAEMNKELRDEILVTYFSAFDTVEVAKKKLASMSDKERTLELGYRSVGKYGCYSCHTIDGFDGRAPIGPELTKVGSKPLTQFGFAHEYDVEHSRDGWIKAHLINPRRWDNGVDKPFKDLLRMPNFNMTEKQADSITLALLGQVADRVPLKGVKRLDANEAITAEGMKVVQKYNCIGCHQIDGMFGDILAIYEDDINQGPPRLVDQGHRVQSDWFHYFLENVYPIRPWFVQENGLRMPSFNLTNDERNKIVAMFQAKSGQQTFEDNDAEVKWLPGEKRAAIQLFNELACTSCHAAGFTNDTPTAPDLHFAKRRLRKSWIKKWLRDPQAIMPGTLMPSFWEDGESMAPGILGGDPDKQIEALTKYILEVSKDKYSPEAK; via the coding sequence ATGACGAAAAAGAATGAGCCAGGAATGGCCTTTAATATGGATAAACTGAATAAGGTATTTGCCTTCATGTCTGTGGGCCTCCTTATTACAGTTGTATGGGTTTTCTTAGACGACTATATTCGTCCATGGAAAGCTATTCAAGTTGAAGCGATGAAGATCAAAAAAGCAAAAATTGCTAAAGAGATCGAAGAAGCTGAGAAAGAACTTGATGCAAAGAAACTTGCTGAACTTAAGGCCGAAAGAGAAGCGGCTCTTAAAGATGTAGAAGCTAAGAAAGACGAAATCAAAAAGCTTGAGTCTGAACTTGCTATCATTAAACGTGATATTAAAGATGAGCAAATCGTTAATGGTCGTTTAAATGGTCAAGTTGCTGCTTTAACTTTTAAATGGGAAGGCGCTCATTCTCATCATAAGCCAAATGCTAATGATCTTTTTAAAGAGCTTCGTCGTAATAAGAGACTTTTTGCTGAATCAAAAGACAGAATGAAGAACCTTCAGACTGCAGAAAAAGCTAAGAATAAAGAAATTTCTGGAAAAAAAGAGTCTTTAACTTCAGTTGAGAAGAAAATTTCTGATATGGAAATGAAGACAGCTCTTCTTGGTAAAGCGAAAGATAAACTAAAAATGGATCCGATCTTTGCAATTAGAAACGCTCCATTTGTTGATTTCCTTGACCCTACAATTAAGATTCAACAAGTAGTTCTTTCTAACATTACAGATGATAGATACTTCCAGCACGTTCCTAAAGTTGATAGATGTATGACTTGTCACACATTCATTGACAAGGCTGGGTATGAAGATCAACCAAACCCGCATAAAACTCACCCTAATTTAGAGCTTATGGTTGGAGCTAACTCAACTCACCCAATGAAGAGTTTTGGTTGTACTACATGTCACGGTGGTGAAGGGCACAGAGTTACAGACTTCAACGCTGCTGCTCACATTCCGCAGAATGAAGAACAAAAGAAAGAGTGGGAAAAGAAATATCACTGGCATGAGCCGCACAAAGTACCTATCGTACAATTTAAGAAGCAATACTCAGAAGCTGGATGTGTAAAGTGTCACACAGATACTCAATACATTCCTGGAGCAACTGCTCTTAATGAGGGACGCAGAAATATTGAAAAATTTGGATGTTATGCTTGTCACAAAATCGAAGGATGGGAGCATAAACGTAAGCCAGGTCCATCATTAGAGAAAATCGCTGCGAAAGTAGATAAGAAATTCTTTAAGAACTGGGTATGGGATCCAAAATCATTTAATAAGCATGCAAAGATGCCATCATTTTTCATGCAGGATAACAATACTAAGACAGAGAAATTTATCAATAAGAATATTGCCGAAGTTAATGCTATGGCAGAATTTATCTTTGATAAGTCAAAGAGCTATAAGCCTTTCATGAAGTTTACTGGTGGAAACGTTAAAAACGGAAAGAAACTAGTTAAAGATGTTGGGTGTATGTCTTGTCACGGTGTTGAAGACTATCCATCAGAATCTAAGAAAGTTGATGCTTATAAAGGTCCATACCTAACAGGTATTGGTTCTAAAGTTGATGCTGACTGGCTCGTGTCTTGGCTTAAGAAACCATCTCACTACCAAGAAGATACGATCATGCCTTCTTTCCGTCTTACGAATAAAGAAGCAAATGATATTACAGCTTACTTAATGACATTAAAGAACAACAAGTTTGAATCTCTAGAATTTGCTGAAATGAACAAAGAGCTTAGAGATGAGATTCTTGTTACTTATTTCTCAGCTTTCGATACTGTCGAAGTAGCAAAGAAGAAGCTTGCTTCAATGAGTGATAAAGAAAGAACATTAGAGCTTGGTTACAGATCTGTTGGTAAGTACGGATGTTACTCATGTCACACGATTGATGGTTTTGATGGTAGAGCACCGATTGGTCCAGAACTTACTAAAGTTGGTTCAAAGCCACTTACTCAATTTGGTTTCGCACACGAGTACGATGTTGAACATTCAAGAGATGGTTGGATTAAGGCTCACCTCATTAACCCAAGAAGATGGGATAACGGTGTCGATAAACCATTCAAAGATCTTCTTAGAATGCCTAACTTTAACATGACTGAAAAGCAGGCTGACTCAATTACCCTTGCTCTTCTAGGTCAAGTTGCCGATAGAGTACCTCTTAAAGGTGTTAAGAGACTTGATGCCAACGAAGCAATTACTGCTGAGGGTATGAAAGTTGTTCAAAAGTATAACTGTATTGGTTGTCACCAAATTGATGGAATGTTTGGGGATATCCTTGCAATCTATGAAGATGACATCAACCAAGGTCCACCAAGACTTGTTGATCAAGGTCATAGAGTTCAATCTGATTGGTTCCATTACTTCCTTGAGAATGTATATCCAATTAGACCATGGTTTGTTCAAGAGAATGGGCTAAGAATGCCATCATTCAACTTAACAAATGATGAAAGAAATAAAATTGTAGCAATGTTCCAAGCTAAATCAGGACAGCAAACATTTGAAGATAATGATGCTGAAGTGAAGTGGCTTCCTGGTGAGAAGAGAGCTGCGATTCAACTTTTCAATGAGCTTGCATGTACATCTTGTCACGCTGCTGGATTTACAAACGATACTCCAACGGCACCAGATCTACACTTTGCTAAGAGAAGGCTAAGAAAGTCATGGATTAAGAAATGGTTGAGAGATCCTCAAGCAATTATGCCTGGAACTCTGATGCCATCATTCTGGGAAGATGGAGAAAGTATGGCTCCAGGAATCCTAGGTGGAGATCCTGATAAGCAAATTGAAGCTCTAACAAAATACATCTTAGAAGTTAGTAAAGATAAATATTCTCCTGAGGCCAAGTAA
- a CDS encoding cytochrome c oxidase subunit 3 — protein MASNHKVEAHDGVISYPEDPQFGKASPNKIGMWLFLGTDGMSFSGLLIAYGVLRTTKDWPNPVEALGGVELSALMTFILICSSVSMVLSIDACKQRNRKAMLNWLLATIIGGAIFLGIQAYEYTHLMTDMGMTFSTYAHGNNLFSSTFFSITGFHGLHVLSGVIYLCYMYKLALEGRFDKGDYGMLEIAGLFWHFVDLVWILVFTFIYLI, from the coding sequence ATGGCATCAAATCATAAAGTTGAAGCTCATGATGGAGTCATCAGTTATCCTGAGGATCCACAATTTGGTAAAGCTTCTCCAAATAAAATTGGAATGTGGCTATTTCTTGGGACAGACGGTATGTCTTTCTCTGGTCTTCTTATTGCTTATGGTGTTCTAAGAACAACAAAAGATTGGCCAAACCCAGTTGAGGCACTTGGTGGTGTTGAGCTTTCTGCTCTCATGACATTCATTCTTATTTGTTCATCTGTATCAATGGTTCTTTCTATTGATGCTTGTAAGCAAAGAAATAGAAAAGCAATGCTAAACTGGCTACTTGCTACAATTATTGGTGGAGCAATCTTCCTTGGTATTCAAGCATATGAGTACACTCACCTTATGACTGATATGGGGATGACTTTCAGTACTTATGCACACGGAAATAACCTGTTTTCTTCAACATTTTTTTCGATTACAGGATTTCACGGTCTTCACGTACTTTCTGGTGTTATTTACCTATGTTATATGTATAAGCTTGCTCTTGAAGGGCGCTTTGATAAAGGTGACTATGGAATGCTAGAGATTGCTGGTCTCTTCTGGCACTTTGTTGACCTTGTTTGGATTCTTGTTTTTACATTTATCTACCTTATTTAA